In Carya illinoinensis cultivar Pawnee chromosome 7, C.illinoinensisPawnee_v1, whole genome shotgun sequence, the following are encoded in one genomic region:
- the LOC122314683 gene encoding transcription factor bHLH149-like, with amino-acid sequence MASSISETNFEESKRIKRRKTGDELRDPDTIDHTRWRSESEQRIYSTKLVEAIRQVRRNSSPENKVSSGRDIRDAADGVLAVAAKGRTRWSRAILASRLRLRLAHNNMKHKKARVAKVTGSIRSKMPEKKRSIPALQRKAKVLSRLVPGCRKVSFPNLLEETTDYISALEMQVRAMAALTELLTGSPVDRLTSTSDS; translated from the coding sequence ATGGCGTCTTCCATATCCGAGACGAATTTTGAGGAGTCGAAGCGAATAAAGCGGAGGAAAACCGGGGACGAACTGCGAGATCCGGATACGATAGACCACACCAGATGGAGATCCGAATCGGAGCAGAGGATCTACTCCACAAAGCTTGTTGAGGCTATCCGGCAGGTCCGCCGGAATTCCTCGCCTGAGAATAAGGTATCCTCTGGCCGCGACATCCGAGATGCGGCGGACGGGGTTCTGGCTGTGGCGGCCAAGGGTAGGACTCGTTGGAGCCGGGCGATTCTGGCGAGTCGGCTCAGGTTGAGACTCGCTCACAACAACATGAAGCACAAGAAGGCGAGGGTGGCGAAGGTGACGGGCTCTATCCGGTCGAAGATGCCAGAGAAGAAGCGGTCTATACCGGCTCTGCAGAGGAAAGCGAAGGTACTGAGCCGTTTGGTTCCCGGTTGTCGGAAAGTCTCGTTCCCGAACCTTTTGGAAGAAACGACCGATTACATTTCGGCTTTGGAGATGCAGGTCCGAGCCATGGCCGCACTCACCGAGCTCCTCACCGGTTCGCCGGTCGACCGGCTCACCTCGACCTCTGACTCGTAA